The Anopheles moucheti chromosome 3, idAnoMoucSN_F20_07, whole genome shotgun sequence genome contains the following window.
CAAAACCCCATCAATGGCAATCGGATGAACATGCGGTACGTTCGGCTACGTGCACCTTTTCGGTGAAGTACTTGGGATGCGTAGAAGTATTCGAATCTCGTGGGATGCAGGTGTGCGAGGAGGCATTGAAGGTGTTACGAGTAAGTAGCTCCAGCGCAAGCATGAGAGAACAGAATTacaatgtgtgttttattatgtttttagaATTCGAGGAGACGTGCAATACGGGCTCAGCTGCATGTTAGCGGTGATGGGCTCCGCGTAGTTGAGGATGACACGAAGGGGTTGATCGTTGATCAGACCATCGAGAAGGTCTCGTTCTGTGCGCCGGATCGTAATCATGAACGAGGCTTCAGTTACATATGTCGCGATGGTACGACGCGTCGTTGGATGTGCCACGGATTTCTGGCCACTAAAGATTCTGGCGAACGGCTTTCCCATGCGGTGGGATGCGCGTTTGCCGTATGCCTGGAGCGGAAGCAGCGCCGTGATAAAGAGTGCGGTGTGACGATGacttttgatatgaaaaactCCACCTTTACCCGGACCGGATCTTTTAGGCAGCAGACAATGACGGAACGGTTGGCAGGTGCCACGGATACGGCGGTAGTGGCCccgcaacaaaacaataacgcCCCAAAACCGTATAATCCGTTCGCAATCGAGCGGCCACACGCGACACCCTCGATGCTGGAACGTCAGGGAAGCTTCCGTGGATTTACTCAGATAGGGTCGGCTTCTCCGTTCAAACGACAGATGTCATTGCGAATAAACGATCTTCCGTCCAATGCAGAACGGCAGCGCGCGTTCCTCGAACCGGGTACACCACAGCGCACGACTGTTTCGCCCATTCCGGAAGTGTCTCCGCAGCCGACGGACACTGTCAGTCAGCTGTGCCAGGAACTGAGCCAAGGGTTGTCGCTGCTTACCAAAAACGATACGGACGATTTCTATCTGAACAAAGAGCTGCAACTAAAATCGTCCGTTACAGCCGCTACTACGAGCATCACTTCTAGCACACTGGCATCCTCTTCAGCGACCACTGTCAACAGTTACGTTCCTGGGCTGCTTGCCAGAAATGGTCCGAGTGATATCGTTCCACCAGCATTACCATCCTTGTCGGTAGTGCCTACGATCCCTCCACGATCCATATCCCCGCTAAACAAGCAGCAAACACTGGACTTATCGGCACTTGGTAGCAGTGCAAGTAGCAACACGACTTACAGCATTAGCAGTattggcagcagcagcatcaataGTAATTCCACCGCAGCAACTATTCCCGCAGGTGGTGGTTTCCCGGTAATGGCAGAAACAATAGTGGGTGCTTCTTGTACTTCCACCTCCTCCAGTGTAGTAGTCCCAATCGAAACGGCATCACCGCTGCCCAACCCGGAACAGTGGCTAGGACAGATCGTGAAGAATGTTTCACCATCTCCGCGGCGCGCACCTTCACTGCACAATCGGGCAAAGTCGCTTAATGCAGCCGATCCGTTCGACGCGGAATGGGTAGCAGACGTAGCGAAGCCAGAAATACATAGCACGAATCCATTCATTTCACCTCCAAAACCTCCGGCACAAACGTTTCAAGTGCATCTGTAAGTGCAGCTCATATGGGTGCGCATTGTCCGCTGTCACTACTACTGCCTATTGCCTATGATAGGCTGACGGAAGAATCGAAATGTGGATGCGGGATTCCAGATTCCTTTGGTGCTTTTCAGGGgtgttttggttcgtttggGGAAATTGTTGAATGGTAGCTAAATGTATTGGAATTATTTGATTGTTATTGCGCTATAGGATCGATGGTGGTTCGACCAATCGTACCGAAGGGGGACGACGAGTCATTCTCGTGACTGTTGCGATTTATTATTTAAGACAAATGCGTTGAACTGGGATTACTGCTACTTAATGGAGATCAGCTCTGGAGCTGTTATAGCTGTACTTAAATGTAGTTATGAACGAAACATTCTCATGAGCAGCATTTTATTGTAtgatttttgttaattttcatCTAATCAACAAAAGGTAGGACAAGGTAGCGAATGTATTTTACAAAATGTGTTGTCCATTTGTGAAAATTGGTAGAATGACAGAAATTCAGTTCCATTCCAGTAAGAGGTATTGATCAGGTGAAACTtttattcattcaaaaatatttgGTTTAATATTTTGCGGACCATAATTTCgatgcttcttcttcttgcccaAACTACGAATGCAGCTTGAACAAAATCGAAATCAAATCCCCTTTGTAATTTTCTTCAACGAACTCCCAATGCCTTTATTAATGTGAATAATAAGAGATCTTTTTACAAAACAGTTATTTGCAGGAACATAGTTTTCACACAGCATAGAGCTATACATCGGTGATCTTGTGGCCGTTTTGTTTAACAAGTTGATTTTTTGACATTCATTTACCGAAGACGTGTTACTATTGATTAACACTTTGAGTATGAAGCAGAGCAAACCAACATAATGGCGACTCAATGCTGTGGACACATATTCGTATTGGCAAGAAGAAGACTCGAATATTCCAATGTTATGAATGAGTTGTGCATGATACCACGCTTAAAAAAATTGTCTTTTTTCCGTACAGTTTAGTGGCTAAAAAGAATGTTAGGCAAATGTTTGTAAATTGAACATGTTGATTTATCTGATCTGTAGGCAAACTAATACTTAAAACCTAGCCCAATCTATCTGCCGGCAACACAATATTGCTACTAGCAGCCTCTACCATAACTATTAGAGCAGCTTAACTACTATTAACctcaacaaatgaaaaaaataaacaaaatgaacTCGTTATGGCTTATGAAGCTTTACTTGTAGTGTATCTGTCCGCTGCGTACCTACGCTGTAACCTACCGTAGTGTTAGATTATTGCGATACAGTAGGAAAAACAGTGAATCGGAAAAGATTTTCATTGCACGGAATCGAATCTGATCCGCTAAAGACGGAATGGCGTTTGGGCAACGTTTAGAGTACCAAAACCAACGGAGGTTGCAAATAATCGCAGATAACAAGTGTACGTTAAGAAGCAACAATAGCGAATAGGAAACATAATGTAGCGCAGTTCTGCACAAATCTCGCCGGATGGCGAATGACGGTACATGGAGCAATATGGACCCATATGACGATGCTGAAACAGAGAGGACGGATTTCCATTGTACTTATACAATAGAAGATGGCCGCGTGCCATAACTTCACGCTCGTTTAGCAATTGAAGCCGACCTAGCGAATAGATGTTTTATTTGCTAAATCAACCGAATTGGCATAAGTGACAGCAAAAGGTAGTAACCAAAATATTAATctggaaaaaaacaagaaaaaccaACATTAAACACACTGCTTTGGGCggcaaatgaaaagaaaagtatAGAAAAACGTATTGTGATTACTAATATATATACAACTACTAGCGTAAAATTATAATATCGAGACAAACGAAGTAGCgaagtaaaagaaaacttGGAAACAAAATTTCGGTGGCTTCCTGGAATGGATTGCATTATGAAAGAAGCGTATGTACGACAAATGAGAAATCTTTGCTTGTGAAACAGAGCAAATCACTGTCTTAAACGAAGCACCAAAAACACATTCAGCGTTCTCGCTAGACTGCGCCCCAAGCAAGCAAATCATACACACGCGAGTTTTATGTTCCATTTTCTGCGACTTTACTGTCTTTACTAGCAGGACGGTTCGACTGCGAATGTTTTAACTGGGATTTGTTCTAAACTTTtgagtgtgtatttttgtaaCATATTTTGTAAAAAGATAATTAAGtctttaaaagaaaaaaaaacaacatcaaatcgTCAGCTTTTGCTTGTAGATATATGTAAATATACAATAGACAAGATGGTATATTTTACTCGATTTTTATTACGCGATCGCTTCATTTAATTTGTTCACATCGGTTGTTGGAACGGAAGATTAGTTTATAACCCTATTCCAAATCTTTCGTTCATGGTGGAAACGTCGATCGACATTTTGAACCCGTGTATTGTTTCCCGATTGTTGTatgcaatcaaacaaaacataatttattctttgaaaacaattttgtaaCCAGCTAGCACTGTTGAAAACCTAAATTACCAATATGTTCGATACTGCAACATCTTCGCCCTGATATTAATACCAGTAGCTATACAAAGGAAATGGACTTATACGAACCTTACATGTATTGAGATAGACGGACGTCATTTGAGATGGACCTGcgctagcaaaacaaaaagaaaaaaacacacataattTGTCCCATAAGTGCACCTGCCAGAACGCAGATTACCATAACGGTTCGACTGTTGCGTATTATTACCGAAATTGTAAGACATATCAATTTTCTATCCACTTTAGATGAAGAAATCATACCTAAAGCTTACGAAACGTATATGTGCAGGATAAATCTACACATTcgtaacgaaattaaaatcacCTGAATATCAACCCATAAACACGACATCCTTACTGATAtaccaacacacaaacaaaagagcttttttatcgtttttttttcctccgtcAAGTCATGTTGGCCCCCGACTTTTAAGTCACTTGATACTTTTATACACGTTTTATCAACGGGGACAGCATCTCTCCCTATTATCCAGAcactaacaaaacaacactgatCGGCATATATTAAAAAACAGCATAGAATACGAAGTGTTGTAATACGTCCGATACCCCTTTTCCCGCTCATAACGCGCGACAGCACACGATCACTTCATAGTTTATCCTCACGATACTACTACTGGGTACGCTTATTTACTGAAAACACGCGTTGTTATAAACACGGCATATAATATACTAATTATTGACTGATGTCCGCTTTCGGCGGAAGCACATTAAAATGGGAAGATGTGAGCAAATGTACCATTTGTTTAAAATCACTTCATGTTGCGACCCGAAGAAAACGATAGGAAggaacatacaaaaaaaacaagtccaTTAATTGGTAAAACAATAGCAGTGAACAcgatttttggaaaagaaaatgctcgAAATGACTACAAAATTGATTCCACCGGGGTGAAATAAACGGTACGGCAtatcgaacgaacgaaagcGAAGAATTCCAACATCGGATTACAACaagagcaaaaaacaacatcaaaccgTTGCATTAGTAAGGGAGCGATTTGCTAAGCGAGACGAGAAAAAACGGTACCAATCTATTGAACTGTTATTgatgatatatatatacaaataattacgaaaataaatcaatattcgagatggaaataaaaaaatgcaaatcaaagtGAATAGGGGAAAAATGTCTTTATTTCATCACTAGCCCTACCTGTCTACGTGTCCGTGCCTCGTGGCCTTAATAAGTCATCCCTGCAATTCCACCATTTTTGTCTAGTTTTCTCAATCCGAATCTATAACACGTCCTTTAAAAActcaaaaatttattttaagtaCTGGAGCATGCGGATCATGCTCTTACCAGACTAGTACGAATGACTATACCCAAGGCTTACCTTTGGTAGCTTGTCTACTCTTCAACCTAGGAAACTTAGGAGGTGGCATCTTCTACTAATCAATCCAGATCCTGGCACACACTGATGACATAAACATCATTGGTTTACGGCTCTCCCACGTAGCGGATGCTTTCCGAAGGATTGAGCAAGCTGCGGGAAACCTCAGGTTGGAGATTAATGCACCAAAAACCAATTTGATGGTAGTGATGATGTACAAATAGGTGAGCGCACTTTCGAAGTTGTCCATACTTTCACCTACAATGGAGGAGCGGCTATAATAATGAGCTCTACGAGGTATAAGGTGAActtactgtcgtacagcgAACTAGACTCGCCAGACTGCGGTGGGCTGGCCTCGttatgagaatgacaccggacgactcAGAGACAGAGGAGGCGTATCAGGCCCAAATTAAGCTGGAATGATGGCATTAATGCGTCCGCCAGAAAGGCCGGGATAATAGATTGACTCTCGACGGTGCCCGACCGTGAGTGGTTCAGAGAACtactgcagcaggccaagatcGCGAAGTGGTTGTAGCACCGGTACGTAAGTAATTAGGCAAGCGGTGCTCTACATTGCTGTTGTATCTTATATTGTCCTTCTAGAAGCCTATTCACTCGTACGTGCATTTGGCCATTGATGGTGCCTTCCTAAATTTGATCTCAGCTGACACTTGGGGTTTCAGACTTCACCATATGGacctccttctccttctttaGTGGTACAATATCCTCGAGAAGACCTCTCGCcatgccatttctggctttttttactTCACTTACCCATAGCTGGATAGGCAGTACTACATACAGGACACTGGTCCGGATGcgattttgtaccggtcctgtcgtgtgtgGTTgcaccagcggcggatcaaacggtaggcggagtaggcggtcgcctagggcctcgccgtgttagGGGCTCCAAAAAATATGTGtagtagttgtatacataggcccagtctcctatgctagagggggccccgaagggtaccacaagaggcccaTCGCGAAATTTGAAGTTGGGACAAAATTGTTGGAAGTACTAGCGGGTTATATATTTTACGTGTTGTTCTTACAAGGTGTTACAGCAGAAGAGACTTGGTCTAACCGTTTCCGCTCCTAACTATACTGACACTTAAGCCGTTACGCGTTTATGATATGCGTTCTTAAGCTTCATTTCTTAAGCGTTGTATTATCCAACAAAAATGCCCCGAAATCggccagctttttttttcgcataaTGGCATTAATCACGTCTGCATGTCGgtgtcacattcctatcaaacgcattagagtatTTTGTCATCTGTATTGATAAAGCGGATAGTTTTGTAGCCAAGATCTTCGACCCTCTCGGCTTGCTGGGTCCAACGATAATCGTCGCtaaactattcatgcagcaaCTATGGTCGCTTAAGAAGGATGGACAGGCATGGGACTGGGATAGCGAACTCCCATCGCGCTTACAGCATGAATGGTTAAGGTTTCCATCTTCACTAGAATCACTTCGTGCTTTACGCATTCCGCGCTCCACTTCACAACACTAGGCTACAAATCTGCAGATACACATTTTCGCAGATGCATCAAGAGTGGCGTATGGTGCTTGCTGCTACATTCAGGCTGAAAGCATGAAAGGACGGTTACGGTTCACTtgcttacagcaattgcaagcgcgagccaagtattgcaatggtcgatcatccctaaaagaaaaccaactggtgatcgtcaaaCAAGACAACATGCACCCTTGTGGGCAATGGCGCGTATTATTTCGGCacatcctggcaaggacgaaacagttcgcgtagtgacgctgcgcacagcatccggtaaacacgtcgtacgcgcagcaaaccggttggtaatgttacccaatccaaatgCTCAAATGCTCAgcactgaatagcatgcagcaacaaaccatgtttacGTTTTACAACcatttactttcatagttaGTTGTCAgtgataacaaggcaaggcacatacccatatatacccataaattcaatttccttggtgaccggaatgtgagaattaaggtttttaaaagaacattcctttcacattcctatcaaacgcattagagtgtgggggaaaaggcaaaacggatacTGCATCTcgttcgtattttgcgccgttccGTCCGCAAGGTCCGTTTTCGACGCTCAGAAAcggtgaaatttttggtttctgacaccaagagagcatccaaacgaagaggtagcacaaatttccgtaccacgtggtagcaTTTCATTTAGTTGTACCCTTTCCTCTactgatcatagcgcttgatccgtcaactgatctttcatctctttccgttcgtccgaACAGCACAGCGCTTACCATAACTAtacacaagtttatttttatggaaataacaatgtggaatatgtatggaatatatttaaatatggaatcctttcaaactcccggacattccatgacgacaagagatataaatATTGCGAAATACCCGAACAATAAACACtaaataatgtcttcggaaatagtggcactccatgtttcctactcctaataattaaaaaaactttcttgctgtacagttatgacacgcactgtaggaactggatggataaaatgagacggaagattctcgccacagtacctgagctatttactctaccgatcgctctcccttgtttgatagtatgtgtaactaatagccaatcgtagaagatctctaatcgatcaatagcatcacagCGACTGATAACGTGAGCAAGCGACATCAATGTatcatgtacaaacatggcggatccttgtgcggatcagattgatgttatctcctttcgtggatgctctcttggtgtcagaaatcacaaaacttgTCGCTTTTGGCGAGTACGATCGCATAcgcggagagacttcgacgaaaggaaaagcgcacaAATgatatgcaatgacgactaagatgatcgtgtgctcctctagctcttgtaagctggacactaaacactaacggtgattaattctttccattttgctctctgttgtcccccaacaaagattgtcatcaagaagaagaataatcatgtgggaatgtgggaggcaaacagtaccgcgagttaATCCGCagatatatgtgatatgtgatattaacatctattgtactgctcttcatccgtatcgtcgtatgcttagcggtgtccacgtccttcgggcaccggcacagctcagctcgccggtatattcatgcaaactatatactcagtacaaaaccgcatgcaattaagaggcgcgatcagcatctgctggtggcgacgctttcttctaaacgcttttacgtacatacgtgtttatatgaagtattttgtggacagtgtttttgtgtgtttattaaaagtttatttaatagtttgatcttcggattcgtggttgagttgagaaaaaggatcaacggcggatcaaacgatagacggagtaggtggtcgccGAGGGCCTCGCCATGTTGAatgccccaaaaaatgtgtgtagtagtgaAAAATGTACACATAGGCCCcctctccttatgctagaggggtcgccgaagggtaccacaagaggcccctggcgaaatttgaccgcgaactacccgtgggatgattcaaagtgTGTTCAGGAGCCCCTTCTTACAGCGCTtttagctttgcctcatttcaagggcctcaatgccccccaatTCATCGTTTTGAAAATTAGAAGTTCCATTTATATTTctgccctgggcctccaaggggattgatcctccactgggttGCACTACCAAATGCACAACCGGCCAAATGCCAAATGCATACCTACCAAATGCATCTCCATATGTTCCTTAAACATTGGGTATTATTTAAACATTGTCGCATTAAAGTAGTAAGCTTGGGCGGCAAGTGCTTCGAGGAAGTATTTTGTATCAAAGAATTTAGTTCTGCATGGTCTAAACTCATGGTTCTCCTACGATTTCATAAAAGGATCTCATTCAGTCATTGGCGATGAAAAATACTGACATACTGAGATTCCCATACGATGGTACATCGTCTTTGTCAAAAGTTGTTCTGTTAGTCGCTTTCGAGAAgaaaatactttaaaaaaagttaGACTAGACTAGACTAGTCAACGTTTGGTGGCCTGATCCTGTCactagaatgacaccggatcGTTAAGATTTTCTTATTTGGCCAGAGCTCGGTACACGCTCTGACGAGGCGTTTTTAAGTAGTAGTAGGCAAAGTAGTGGCAAAGTTAGTCCACTGGAATGGTTTGGATATTCGATTAGCAAGTGtaagtgaaatttttgaatttgaattaattGACTGATAAACGCTCAACGCAGTCTCTAACTAAagtaaattgtaataaattgtACACAaagattatgttttaaattctGGCATCACTTTCTGTTTCGGATCTATCAACATTGCGCCTCAACTCGCTGACGCTAACTCGGGTACTAAAGCCAACTCTCTTTATTACACTGTTCATCATAGTATTTACAACGATCACCCAGAATGTGGGCCGGAGCGGGAAATCGTACAAAACAGCGCGTACTAAACTTAACGAATAAATTATCAGTTAAACTTAACGATTATCAAAACTGTTCAGAGCTCATGTACCAAACAGGGAAGCATGATTTTAGCCATCATTTCTGACGAGTAATTACGACACGATCGGGGAACTTTTAGGGGCACGCCGCTTCTCGCGCGTTCTGTGTTCGCTTCTTCCGAAAAATGATCGTTTTGAAACGCTATGAATATACGTAGAACCTGAACAtaattttgattgaaatttatgaCGTACTCATGGAATGTGGGTGTCGTGGTGGTGAATTTCTAGACTCGCaagtttataataaattaacaacacAACACTGACGCCGGTCGACTGCATGCATTTCCAGACTTAGTTTTCCACAGGAATCCAGGCGTGAGTGCGAGTAAGTTCTAGCTCGGGCAATGCGGAATGCTTCTTACAGCAGCGAATCGATAGCATGTATGACGCCATTCGTCGTAGGGATGTTGGACGTCTGCAGATAACCATCGTTAACCTTGATTTTACCTGTAATGTGGGAAGTATCCAAGGCAAAAAATGGTTAGTGCTGTTTGGCCTCACCGCTCAGGTGACATTTGTGTAACGTACCGCCCGTTTTCTGCAGCGTTACTGTTTTGCCCTCCGCCATAACGTCCTTAACCTGGTAGAAACGCATACCGGCAGTGAATAGGGTACCCGGGACGACGTGCTTGCGTACGAGTTCTTCCGCCTGGTCCTTTTCCGTGACTAGGTTGGTGAGTTCCTCCGCCGTCAGGTGAGCAAATGCGGCATCGGTCGGTGCGAATACTGTGTAAGTTTTGATACCTGCATTTTGGAAAAGAGTCGTTTAGCTCACTCGAATGTGTAAGGATTTGCGCGATCTCACCTTTATTTTGGAGAGTATCCGACATGCCCGATGCGAACAGTGCTCGTAGGAAGTGAGTAAAGCGTCGCTCACGGTCTGACTGCAGCGTTTGAAGAATATCACCAACCGGTAGTGGGAACATGACGCGATCGACAGCATGCGCAATGCCCTGGGGAATCACTATGTCCTGTTTGTCTGGAACGACCATAGCGCCGTTGATTGTTGTGACCTAGGAGGGAGCAAAATGAGGTTAGTATATTTGCAAATAAACACACGAATCGATCACTACCTTAACGTCGTTCCATTCCGAGTCATGCATGTTGTACTGGTTCACACGGAGCTGAGTGCCAGCCAGAGACACACCGGTCATTTCATCCTGCAGGGAAGCAATTTCGAACGATCCAGGAATGACATGGTGCAGGAGTAGCTGTAAGAGAGAAGAAACCAAACCTCATGAACGGAATTCCAAATTCTTCACCATCAATCAGCCGTCTGCCGTAACTTACCCCGCTCAGTAAACGTGGATTGTTGCGGAACTTCTCTTCCGCCTTTTCGGGTCCACCCAGCTGGACAAGCAGACTGCGGAAGGCCTTATCGGTCGGCACAAAGATCGTGTACGGGCCCGTTTCATTCAGAATCGTATCGAGACCAGACTGACGGAGATATTTGGCCATGGCAAATAGCCCGTTATTCTTGAGAATTGCTGGCAGTtcgttctgctgctgttgtgtgcTGTTGTCGTCCTGCGGGCCCTTAGTGTtgtcttgctgctgctgcgttaCAGTTTCGGAAGCGGAAGCCGTCGGTACAACGTCGTTAGCAGTTGGCTGATGCGATGCGTGAATAGTTTGATGTTGATAGGTGCTAGCcgtctgctgttgctgctcaaTAGCGGCGGCCGTAGCATCGGAGAAATACTTCTCCGTGTTGGTGCTCTGATAGATGCTAGGAGCAGGTGTCGCTGGCGGTATAGCGGTTGTGGCAGTAACAGGTGTGTAAACGGAGTTCGCCTCAGAGAAACGCGCCGTACTGTCGACTGGGAAGTTGCCAGGAGCCGGTGTAGAGAGACGAGCCGAGGCATGCTGTGGAAGGGTGCTGCCAGAGTAAGCTCCCGGCGAGAACGCGGTAACACCAATTGGACTTGCAGGGGACGGCGTGGAGGCGTAGATGGTGGCCGGTGCTGGAGAAGCCGTATGCTGCACGGTACTGCCGGAAAGGTAGGCCGTCGAAACGTGATCCTCGATCGGTGTACTGTGTGGAATGATCGTTACTGAGTTCGCTTTCTTTATCGGTTGATGACGTGGGGTAGTGGTCGTAACTGGTGTATCCAGAATCAAATCCGGCTTGGAGGATCCCTTGGACACCACCGACGACGGTGGAGGCAGCTGGATCTCTCCGTTCTTGATGCGCTTCAGAATGCTGTCGACATCGGCACCGGATGTTTTCGTCTCCTTGTCTCCACTTCCCTTCACACCCTGCACCTTGTACGAACCGTCATCTTGTTCCTCCAGATAGACGAAGGTAACCTTCTTCTGTGGTGGAATCTTGGCCACCTCCTGGATCTGTCCGTCTTCGGTTTGTTTGATCAGCTCAAAGTCTGCCCCGGGCGGAAGCAGACCACTGCGTGCAATGTCCTCAAATGACAGCGGCTTAGGCGTGGTTGGTGAATCGAGCTGTTGGGTTAGGACACCCTCAGAGTTGGCGTTAGCACGCTTAATAATCTCCGGATCGGTCGTACGGATGACCTGTACCTTTTCGCCATTCGGAAGAACCAAATCCGTCGAGCTGTAGTTCTTGCCTCCGAGATCTGGTGAAGTTTCGGCGAGTGCAAGCTTCAGCTGCTTCAGCAGATCGTCACGTCCAAGCGCTTTCGTAGACTTGACTTTTGTCGGCTTAGCCTTGGCCGGTTTAGCCGTCTCGGTTTTGATGGTTTGGAACAAGTTCTGGCGGTTCGAGCTGAGCAATACGTCCAGATCCGACTGCGTGATGCTGCTGTAGTCCTTCTTACTGTTGGGCTTCAGGGGAATCACCGAAAGTTGACCAGCGCCGGACGGGCTTGCTGCAGTGGTAGGTTCAGCTATCGGTTTCGTCTGCATCTTGACGGCCTTTTCGAAGAGCGTCCGTTCGGATGGGAGCACTTCGCGGGAACGGACTTGCGTCGGGACGACGGTCTTCTGTGTCTGATcatactgttgctgctgctggaggatcTTTTGCTGCTTCTTCAGGAACTCCTGGTGCAGCTGCTGTACCTTCACTTGCTGCTTCTGGTACTGCTTCT
Protein-coding sequences here:
- the LOC128300796 gene encoding protein numb isoform X1, encoding MGNSNSSHEPLERGFTRGTYGDVKNTKSASFRQSKRSPKKMDRLRKSFRDSFRRRKDRVPEAAKPHQWQSDEHAVRSATCTFSVKYLGCVEVFESRGMQVCEEALKVLRNSRRRAIRAQLHVSGDGLRVVEDDTKGLIVDQTIEKVSFCAPDRNHERGFSYICRDGTTRRWMCHGFLATKDSGERLSHAVGCAFAVCLERKQRRDKECGVTMTFDMKNSTFTRTGSFRQQTMTERLAGATDTAVVAPQQNNNAPKPYNPFAIERPHATPSMLERQGSFRGFTQIGSASPFKRQMSLRINDLPSNAERQRAFLEPGTPQRTTVSPIPEVSPQPTDTVSQLCQELSQGLSLLTKNDTDDFYLNKELQLKSSVTAATTSITSSTLASSSATTVNSYVPGLLARNGPSDIVPPALPSLSVVPTIPPRSISPLNKQQTLDLSALGSSASSNTTYSISSIGSSSINSNSTAATIPAGGGFPVMAETIVGASCTSTSSSVVVPIETASPLPNPEQWLGQIVKNVSPSPRRAPSLHNRAKSLNAADPFDAEWVADVAKPEIHSTNPFISPPKPPAQTFQVHL
- the LOC128300796 gene encoding protein numb isoform X2; the encoded protein is MDRLRKSFRDSFRRRKDRVPEAAKPHQWQSDEHAVRSATCTFSVKYLGCVEVFESRGMQVCEEALKVLRNSRRRAIRAQLHVSGDGLRVVEDDTKGLIVDQTIEKVSFCAPDRNHERGFSYICRDGTTRRWMCHGFLATKDSGERLSHAVGCAFAVCLERKQRRDKECGVTMTFDMKNSTFTRTGSFRQQTMTERLAGATDTAVVAPQQNNNAPKPYNPFAIERPHATPSMLERQGSFRGFTQIGSASPFKRQMSLRINDLPSNAERQRAFLEPGTPQRTTVSPIPEVSPQPTDTVSQLCQELSQGLSLLTKNDTDDFYLNKELQLKSSVTAATTSITSSTLASSSATTVNSYVPGLLARNGPSDIVPPALPSLSVVPTIPPRSISPLNKQQTLDLSALGSSASSNTTYSISSIGSSSINSNSTAATIPAGGGFPVMAETIVGASCTSTSSSVVVPIETASPLPNPEQWLGQIVKNVSPSPRRAPSLHNRAKSLNAADPFDAEWVADVAKPEIHSTNPFISPPKPPAQTFQVHL
- the LOC128304500 gene encoding uncharacterized protein LOC128304500 — translated: MKLPALLFSLGLITGVLSQGFGQQPPPFRPIPKSFAVPPKAQRRQLTQQQQTHILSDIQKHQHRFNLHQNQRSPNVFIQPSIQIPVPPQPHSRQPFSGPSTQQHFQQNAHFHHHSNNLHPPPPPSANAPTNSFRTPSSRPGPNFGAQVNRYYFQHHTQTTFIPNFLQLLQQDTRLPPQQRSVQNQLQQAQFFNGPPPPHTNGPTSVVQPLNSQPSFLNSIDTPTFGAPQRPNTLQAPFLQTSPSFTGNGQVRFPNQPNPSNVPSLGQQPVPLFPNQQLPLQNSAQNFKLSGPNVPNVGQSAFPVQPTFHSQSVNPALQFPPLSQTAGTNFQQPSPQFQQQQQQQQLPRLQPNIPFTQSANNFNTQPGVGFPQAQPQIQTFNGPQQPIQSQFGVGQAINFNGLQPQQPLNYQQQQEYERRLKDESERIRELQEKQKVIQKHEQFLQKQYQKQQVKVQQLHQEFLKKQQKILQQQQQYDQTQKTVVPTQVRSREVLPSERTLFEKAVKMQTKPIAEPTTAASPSGAGQLSVIPLKPNSKKDYSSITQSDLDVLLSSNRQNLFQTIKTETAKPAKAKPTKVKSTKALGRDDLLKQLKLALAETSPDLGGKNYSSTDLVLPNGEKVQVIRTTDPEIIKRANANSEGVLTQQLDSPTTPKPLSFEDIARSGLLPPGADFELIKQTEDGQIQEVAKIPPQKKVTFVYLEEQDDGSYKVQGVKGSGDKETKTSGADVDSILKRIKNGEIQLPPPSSVVSKGSSKPDLILDTPVTTTTPRHQPIKKANSVTIIPHSTPIEDHVSTAYLSGSTVQHTASPAPATIYASTPSPASPIGVTAFSPGAYSGSTLPQHASARLSTPAPGNFPVDSTARFSEANSVYTPVTATTAIPPATPAPSIYQSTNTEKYFSDATAAAIEQQQQTASTYQHQTIHASHQPTANDVVPTASASETVTQQQQDNTKGPQDDNSTQQQQNELPAILKNNGLFAMAKYLRQSGLDTILNETGPYTIFVPTDKAFRSLLVQLGGPEKAEEKFRNNPRLLSGLLLHHVIPGSFEIASLQDEMTGVSLAGTQLRVNQYNMHDSEWNDVKVTTINGAMVVPDKQDIVIPQGIAHAVDRVMFPLPVGDILQTLQSDRERRFTHFLRALFASGMSDTLQNKGIKTYTVFAPTDAAFAHLTAEELTNLVTEKDQAEELVRKHVVPGTLFTAGMRFYQVKDVMAEGKTVTLQKTGGKIKVNDGYLQTSNIPTTNGVIHAIDSLL